One Brassica napus cultivar Da-Ae chromosome A1, Da-Ae, whole genome shotgun sequence genomic region harbors:
- the LOC125590607 gene encoding uncharacterized protein LOC125590607, translated as MFLGFLFPSTSLGFLFPSTTLGLLFPSTTLGLLFPSTSLGFFLFTSLGFFLFTSLGVFLFTSPDPHSHLSLSHISLHFPLHPFHSGQAFLSLLSHRPFHAALLSGHAFLSPLSHRPFHAALLREPVAAPVAPPAVAVVQSSAAVVAPAVAPAVVVAAATALVCVSINP; from the exons ATGTTTCTAGGGTTTCTCTTCCCCTCCACCTCTCTAGGGTTTCTCTTCCCCTCCACCACGCTAGGGTTGCTCTTCCCCTCCACCACGCTAGGGTTGCTCTTCCCCTCCACCTCTCTAGGGTTTTTCCTCTTCACCTCTCTAGGGTTTTTCCTGTTCACTTCTCTAGGGGTTTTCCTCTTCACATCTCCAGATCCCCATTCTcacctctctctttctcacatCTCTCTCCATTTCCCCTTACACCCTTTCCACTCCGGTCAAGctttcctctctctcctctctcaccGGCCTTTTCACGCAGCACTCCTCAG cgGTCACGCTTTCCTCTCTCCCCTCTCTCACCGGCCCTTTCACGCAGCTCTCCTCAG ggAACCGGTGGCGGCGCCGGTGGCACCACCGGCGGTGGCGGTGGTGCAGTCGTCGGCGGCGGTGGTGGCGCCGGCGGTGGCGCCGGCGGTGGTTGTGGCAGCTGCAACTGCATTGGTGTGTGTCAGTATAAACCCTTAA
- the LOC106447891 gene encoding sugar transporter ERD6-like 8, whose protein sequence is MLSKRTNKREELSRCDTARYKMKETKDHPIDDIPLDFGRFLTGYGCGTLSYVVPVFIAEISPRKLRGALATLNQLFLVIGLASMFLIGAVVNWRALALTGVVPCVILFFGTWFIPESPRWLEMVGRHRDFEIALQKLRGPNANIAREADEIKEYLATIAHLPKTTLLDLIDKKNIRFVIVGVGLMFFQQFVGINGVIFYAQQIFVSAGASPTLGSILYSIEQVILTALGATLLIDRLGRRPLLLASAVGMLIGCLLIGNSFLLKAHGLALDIIPALAVSGVLVYIGSFSIGMGAIPWVIMSEIFPINLKGTAGGLVTVVNWLSSWFVSLTFNFLMIWSPHGAFYVYGGVCVLAIIFIAKLVPETKGKTLEEIQAMMM, encoded by the exons ATGCTCTCAAAACGGACCAATAAACGAGAGGAGCTCTCTAGGTGTGACACGGCGAGATACAAAATGAAAGAGACAAAAGATCATCCAATA GATGACATACCTTTGGACTTCGGTAGATTTCTCACGGGTTATGGTTGCGGTACCCTTTCGTATGTG GTTCCGGTTTTCATCGCCGAAATTAGTCCGAGAAAACTACGAGGAGCATTGGCTACGCTTAACCAG CTCTTTTTAGTAATCGGATTGGCTTCCATGTTCCTCATTGGTGCCGTCGTAAACTGGAGAGCTCTTGCACTAACTG GAGTTGTACCGTGTGTGATTCTATTTTTTGGGACTTGGTTCATTCCCGAATCACCTAGATGGCTG GAAATGGTTGGCCGCCACCGCGATTTCGAAATTGCGTTGCAAAAACTGAGGGGTCCTAACGCCAATATCGCAAGAGAAGCCGATGAAATCAAA GAGTACTTAGCGACTATAGCGCACCTTCCGAAAACCACACTACTAGACCTTATTGACAAAAAGAACATACGTTTTGTCATT GTTGGAGTTGGTTTAATGTTTTTCCAACAATTCGTTGGAATAAATGGGGTTATCTTCTATGCACAGCAAATTTTTGTATCAGCAG GAGCATCTCCAACTCTTGGAAGCATTCTATACTCGATCGAACAAGTCATTCTTACAGCTCTAGGCGCAACGTTACTAATTGATCGGCTTGGAAGAAGACCACTTCTTCTT GCTTCAGCTGTGGGGATGCTGATTGGATGTTTGCTCATCGGAAATTCATTTCTTCTAAAG GCCCATGGTTTAGCACTTGATATCATTCCGGCCCTAGCAGTTAGCGGTGTCTTG GTCTATATCGGTTCATTTTCGATTGGAATGGGTGCAATCCCATGGGTTATAATGTCTGAG ATATTCCCAATAAATTTGAAAGGAACTGCTGGAGGACTTGTCACTGTTGTGAATTGGCTTAGTTCGTGGTTTGTTTCCTTAACGTTCAACTTTCTCATGATCTGGAGCCCTCATG GTGCATTTTATGTCTATGGTGGGGTTTGTGTATTGGCCATTATCTTCATAGCAAAACTTGTTCCTGAAACCAAAGGCAAGACATTGGAAGAGATTCAAGCAATGATGatgtaa